A part of Astatotilapia calliptera chromosome 15, fAstCal1.2, whole genome shotgun sequence genomic DNA contains:
- the slc30a2 gene encoding zinc transporter 2, which translates to MDNNAGNSEKSHLIDEKNAKTYSLKLQSSFPDSKEHYSDFPLKNGGMSGAIELKRPVGTHCHGPKASACEESVDKLLAKKKLYIASAVCLVFMIGEVIGGYLAHSLAIMTDAAHLLTDFGSMMVSLFSLWISSRPPTKTMNFGWHRSEILGAFISVMSIWIVTGALVYLAIERIVRNDYEIDGHVMLVTSGCAVIVNIVMAYILHHSTTFHAHGSGYHQIDEDGQSPVVHGHSHALLGSHGNTSVRAAFIHVVGDLLQSVGVMVAATIIYFRPEYKVADPICTFLFSVFVLCTTVTILRDVFRILMEGSPKGIEFNSVKEVLLSVKAVKSMHCLHLWALTLGQALVSVHLAVEEGTDQQSVLQEATDLLHTKFGFYSITIQVELYSEDMSYCSHCQDPSD; encoded by the exons ATGGATAATAATGCTGGAAATTCGGAAAAATCTCACCTCATAGACGAGAAGAATGCCAAGACATATTCACTAAAACTGCAAAG CTCCTTTCCAGACTCCAAAGAACATTATTCAGACTTCCCTTTAAAGAATGGAGGCATGTCGGGCGCCATCGAGCTGAAACGACCCGTCGGCACTCACTGCCACGGCCCCAAAGCGTCGGCATGCGAGGAGAGCGTGGACAAGCTGCTGGCCAAGAAGAAACTCTACATCGCTTCAGCAGTCTGCCTCGTCTTCATGATTGGCGAGGTCATAG GAGGCTACCTGGCCCACAGCCTGGCCATCATGACTGATGCGGCCCACCTTCTGACAGACTTTGGCAGCATGATGGTGAGCCTGTTCTCCCTGTGGATCTCCTCCAGACCGCCCACCAAAACCATGAACTTTGGTTGGCACAGATCAG AGATCCTCGGGGCATTCATCTCAGTCATGTCCATCTGGATCGTCACTGGAGCTCTGGTCTACTTGGCCATTGAGAGGATCGTACGTAACGACTATGAGATTGATGGACACGTCATGCTGGTCACCTCTGGCTGTGCTGTCATCGTCAATATTGT CATGGCGTACATCCTCCACCATTCGACCACCTTCCACGCTCACGGCAGCGGTTACCACCAGATCGACGAGGATGGTCAGAGCCCCGTGGTTCATGGCCACTCGCACGCCCTCCTCGGCAGTCATGGTAACACAAGCGTCCGTGCTGCCTTCATCCACGTGGTGGGAGACCTGCTGCAGAGTGTCGGCGTCATGGTGGCGGCCACCATCATCTACTTCCGG ccCGAGTATAAAGTCGCAGACCCCATCTGCACGTTcctattttctgtctttgttctcTGCACCACTGTCACCATCCTCAGAGACGTCTTTAGGATACTCATGGAAG GGTCCCCTAAAGGAATCGAGTTTAACTCGGTGAAGGAGGTGCTGCTGTCTGTGAAAGCTGTGAAGTCCATGCACTGCCTGCACCTCTGGGCTCTGACTCTGGGCCAGGCGCTGGTTTCTGTTCACCTGGCTGTAG AGGAGGGCACTGACCAGCAGTCTGTGCTGCAGGAGGCCACTGACCTACTCCACACCAAGTTTGGTTTCTACAGCATCACCATCCAGGTAGAGCTCTACTCTGAAGACATGAGctactgctcccactgccaggaCCCCAGTGACTGA